Part of the Gallalistipes aquisgranensis genome, GCGTTGAACCATTTGGCCTTCTCCGGATCGAAGCGGGCGCCGGCCTTGCCGACCCTTTCCAGGGAGAAGAGCCGGATCAGCTCTTCCATCGAGAATATCTCCTGCTCGCCCCCCGGGTTCCAGCCCAGCAGGGCCAGCATGTTGATGAATGCCTCGGGAAAGTAGCCGTCCTCGCGGTAGCCGCGGGACACTTCGCCTTCGGGCGAGGTCCATTGCAGGGGAAAGACGGGGAAACCCATCTTGTCGCCGTCGCGCTTGCTGAGCTTGCCCTTGCCCGTCGGTTTGAGCAGCAGGGGCAGGTGGGCGAACCGGGGCTGCGTGTCGCTCCAGCCGAAGGCCCGGTAGAGCAGATAGTGCAGCGGCAGGGAGGGAAGCCATTCTTCGCCCCGGATTACGTGGGTGATCTCCATCAGATGGTCGTCCACGATGTTGGCCAGGTGGTAGGTGGGCAGGCTGTCGGCCGATTTGTAGAGCACTTTGTCGTCCAGCGTGGACGTGTTTATCGTCACGTCGCCCCGGATCAGGTCGTTCATGTGCACCTCTTCGTTTTCCGGCATTTTGAACCGGATCACCCACTGGTCGCCCCGGCCGATGCGCTCCTTCACCTCCTCGGGCGAAAGGCGCAGCGAGGTGTCGAGCCCTTCCCTCACCTTGTGGTTGTAGGAAAAGGCTTCGCCCCGGGCTTCGGCCCCGGCCCGCAGGGTATCCAGCGCCTCGGGCGTGTCGAAGGCATAGTAGGCATGGCCCGATTCGACCAGCTGCAGGGCGTATTTCAGATAGATCTCCTTGCGTTCGCTCTGACGGTAGGGCGCGTGGGGACCGCCCTGTTCGATTCCCTCGTCGACGGTGATGCCACACCATTTGAGCGAGTCGATGATATACTGTTCGGCTCCGGGCACGTAGCGGTGCGAGTCGGTGTCCTCGATGCGCAGGATGAAGTCGCCGCCGTGATGGCGGGCGAAAAGATAGTTGTAGAGCGCCGTGCGTACGCCGCCCATGTGCAGCGGTCCCGTGGGACTGGGCGCGAAACGCACCCGTACGCGTCTTTCTGTTGCCATATCGTCGTTTGTGTTTTTGAATCGGTTGTGAAAAACGCTACAAAAATAGGAAATTAACGGGGAATTCTCCCATTTGTCCGAAGGAAAAAACAGTCCGGATGCGAAGCTGCCGATGGTACGGAGGCGTTGCCCGCCGCGGTGTCGCGGCAGGGCGTTTCTGCCGGTCGGGAGAAAGAGGGGGTGCGGTGAAGGTAAGGCGCGGTTATTTCGATCCGGAACACTCCCGGCACACCCCTTTTACCATGTAGTTGATCGAGTGCATGGCGAATCCTTCCGGAAGGGCGATTACGGGAATGTGGATCGCTTCGAAGCAGAAAGTCCGGTGGCAGATTTCGCAGTAGAAATGGGTGTGCATGTCCGCGACGGAACAGGAATCTTCCCCGCTGCACACCTCGTATTTCAGCGAACCGCTGCCATCCTCGATCGTGTGTACCACGTGCTGTTTCACAAAGAGGGTCAGCGTCCGGAAAATGCTGGATTTGTCGACCGTGCCCAACATGATCTCGAGTTCCTGAACGGAGACCGCACGCGCTGCCGCCAGCAGGGTCTCCAGTACGAGAATCCGGTTGGCCGTCGGCTTGATTCCCTTGCGGGTCAGTTTTTCGATGCATTTGCTGTTTTCCATACGCGTGCGGTTACAGGCAGCCCGTGTCGTGGCAACAGGTGCCGGAAGTTTCCGTTTCCAGTGTGGCATGGGTGATGCCTGCGGCCCGGAGCTCCTCCCGGACCGCCTCCTTCACGGCATCCGCATCCGTGTTCCGGGTCAGTACGAGGTGGGCGGTCAGGGCCGTGTCGGTCGTGCTGATGGCCCATACGTGGATGTGGTGTACACTTTCCACTCCGGGGTTTTTCCGGAGCGTTTCGCGTACCCGGTCGATGTCGATTTTTTCGGGAATGCCGTCCAGCGACAGCCTCAGGCTTTCCGCGAGCAGTTTCCAGGTCGAGACCAGAATGACGGCCGCGATTGCCAGGCTGACGATCGGGTCTATGACGTAAAGGCCTGTCAGCGAGATTGCGATGCCGGAGATGACCACTCCGACCGACACCAGCGTGTCGGCGGCCATGTGCAGGAAGGCGCCCCGCACGTTGAGGTCGTCCTTCTGGCTCTTCATCAGCAGCCAGGCCGTCAGACCGTTGACCAGGATACCGGCACCGGCCGTCCACGACACGGCAGCCCCGTTCACCGGCACGGGATCGTTGAATTTATGGATACTTTCGAGGATGATGGCCCCGACGGCCGCCAGCAGGATAATGGCGTTGAGCAGCGATACCAATACCGTGCTTTTCCGGTACCCGTATGTGAAGCGTTTCGTGCTGTGTATCTTCGCCAGTTTGAAGGCGAGCAGTGCCAGCAGCAGGCTGAATACGTCGCCCAGATTGTGTCCCGCGTCGGAGAGCAGGCCCAGCGAATTCTCGTGGAACCCGACGGCCGCTTCCACCACGACGAACAGCAGGTTCAGCACGATCGACACGATGAAGATGCCGTTCAGCGATCCGATCCGGTGTTCGTGTCCGTGGGTGTGATGTTCGTGATTGTGTGCCATAGGCTCTGTTCTTTCCTCTGCTTTGTTCTGCGAACAAAGGTACGCAAAGAATCGTGCAACCGGGTTGCATAATCGTCCGTCTCCCGGACTTTTTTATCCGGCGGCCGGGCGGAATGAGAGGAAGAGACTCTCCGGAATGAAAAAAGCGGCGCAGCCGTCTGCCCGCTGCACCGCCATGCCGTGTTTTCCCGTGACCGTTCTATTTGATGTGGTATTCCAGCCGCATGGTGATCCGGGCGATCTTGTTTTTGCTGGAGGTATTGAACGTTCCTCCGGCCGTGAACGCCTCGTTCGAATTGGGGCTCGTGATCTGGAAAACGCCCATGCGGGCCGTGCGCAGTTTTTTGAGCCTGCTGCCCGCCTTTTTGGCGATCGTCCGGGCCCGCAGGTTGGCGTCCTCGGTGGCTTTGGCGATCAGGTCCATCTTCACGTCGGCCAGTTTCGTGTAGTAATAT contains:
- the gltX gene encoding glutamate--tRNA ligase: MATERRVRVRFAPSPTGPLHMGGVRTALYNYLFARHHGGDFILRIEDTDSHRYVPGAEQYIIDSLKWCGITVDEGIEQGGPHAPYRQSERKEIYLKYALQLVESGHAYYAFDTPEALDTLRAGAEARGEAFSYNHKVREGLDTSLRLSPEEVKERIGRGDQWVIRFKMPENEEVHMNDLIRGDVTINTSTLDDKVLYKSADSLPTYHLANIVDDHLMEITHVIRGEEWLPSLPLHYLLYRAFGWSDTQPRFAHLPLLLKPTGKGKLSKRDGDKMGFPVFPLQWTSPEGEVSRGYREDGYFPEAFINMLALLGWNPGGEQEIFSMEELIRLFSLERVGKAGARFDPEKAKWFNAQYLRSKSDEELGALLLPILREHGVENCCIFLASKIAGLMKERAKFMNDFWDLTSYFFFAPQEYDEKVAAKYWKGDNPARIAELKEVLASVGDFTVENTEKATREWIEANGLSMGQIMNSLRLALVGAGKGPGMFDVCELLGKEETLARIDRALERLGK
- a CDS encoding Fur family transcriptional regulator, which encodes MENSKCIEKLTRKGIKPTANRILVLETLLAAARAVSVQELEIMLGTVDKSSIFRTLTLFVKQHVVHTIEDGSGSLKYEVCSGEDSCSVADMHTHFYCEICHRTFCFEAIHIPVIALPEGFAMHSINYMVKGVCRECSGSK
- a CDS encoding cation diffusion facilitator family transporter; the encoded protein is MAHNHEHHTHGHEHRIGSLNGIFIVSIVLNLLFVVVEAAVGFHENSLGLLSDAGHNLGDVFSLLLALLAFKLAKIHSTKRFTYGYRKSTVLVSLLNAIILLAAVGAIILESIHKFNDPVPVNGAAVSWTAGAGILVNGLTAWLLMKSQKDDLNVRGAFLHMAADTLVSVGVVISGIAISLTGLYVIDPIVSLAIAAVILVSTWKLLAESLRLSLDGIPEKIDIDRVRETLRKNPGVESVHHIHVWAISTTDTALTAHLVLTRNTDADAVKEAVREELRAAGITHATLETETSGTCCHDTGCL